The following coding sequences are from one Terriglobales bacterium window:
- a CDS encoding tyrosine-type recombinase/integrase, translated as MKRVEESESNPQQSTCAIVPLKADTGASLRGDFERMARRRFQQPTPVKRGKWWTLRVWKDTFDDGKFTRTRKRVRLAPASMAVRDVLKLAQKHLEPMNHSLAAVGSATNFNYYVERTYKPVVLPLMAQTTKERYEGVIKDYLSPTFGSFSLSDLNKLAAQRYFSNPKNFANLERASIDKIRDVLSSILRSAVDYGLIEKNPIENVRMPRAKSGKKANKPHLTPEQFVQIITGIPEPYATMVYVAAWTGLRVSELIGLRWDDVHTDSLTIDERYCRGDWGEPKSNASNATIGVDLHVIARIERLKTLTVTVRAGRANRKYRVVKSAAPHDLVFQSVKEGKPMRDNNILARFIKPAARAVGLEWVNWRCLRTSRATWMIEAGANPKDVQGQMRHSRISTTMDIYAQFVPESARRAIERTREMVERRTAAMQQLVTQAVQ; from the coding sequence ATGAAGAGAGTAGAGGAAAGCGAAAGCAATCCGCAGCAATCGACTTGTGCTATTGTTCCGCTCAAGGCGGACACCGGCGCCTCGCTCCGAGGAGACTTCGAGCGTATGGCACGTCGGCGTTTTCAACAACCCACGCCGGTCAAGCGTGGAAAGTGGTGGACCCTTCGAGTCTGGAAGGACACCTTCGACGATGGAAAATTCACCCGCACGCGAAAACGCGTGCGGCTCGCTCCCGCCAGCATGGCGGTGCGTGATGTACTTAAACTTGCGCAAAAGCACTTGGAGCCGATGAACCACAGCCTTGCCGCGGTCGGTTCCGCTACCAACTTCAACTACTACGTCGAAAGGACGTACAAACCAGTAGTGCTCCCGCTGATGGCCCAGACCACGAAAGAACGATACGAGGGTGTTATCAAGGACTATCTATCTCCCACCTTCGGTTCGTTTTCTCTCAGTGATCTCAACAAGCTCGCGGCTCAGCGCTATTTCTCAAATCCCAAAAACTTCGCCAACCTGGAACGCGCCTCGATCGACAAGATCCGCGACGTGCTCTCCAGTATCCTGCGCTCAGCCGTTGATTACGGACTGATCGAAAAGAATCCAATCGAAAACGTTCGTATGCCGCGTGCTAAATCGGGAAAAAAGGCGAACAAGCCGCACCTCACTCCGGAACAGTTTGTACAGATCATCACAGGCATCCCCGAACCTTACGCGACCATGGTGTACGTGGCCGCGTGGACCGGGCTGCGCGTGAGCGAACTGATCGGGCTGCGTTGGGATGATGTGCACACCGACTCCTTGACCATCGATGAGCGTTACTGTCGCGGCGACTGGGGTGAACCCAAGAGCAATGCGAGCAACGCCACTATCGGTGTCGATCTTCATGTCATCGCTCGCATCGAGCGACTGAAAACACTTACGGTCACGGTCCGAGCTGGCCGCGCCAATCGGAAGTATCGAGTGGTGAAGTCAGCCGCGCCGCACGATTTGGTCTTTCAGTCGGTAAAGGAAGGCAAGCCGATGCGCGATAACAACATCCTTGCTCGCTTTATCAAACCTGCAGCGCGAGCCGTGGGTTTGGAGTGGGTGAACTGGCGCTGCCTCAGAACTTCCAGGGCAACTTGGATGATCGAAGCGGGCGCGAATCCAAAAGATGTGCAAGGTCAAATGCGTCACTCGCGCATCTCCACCACGATGGACATCTACGCGCAATTTGTACCCGAGTCCGCGCGAAGAGCCATCGAGCGGACGAGAGAGATGGTCGAGCGTCGCACTGCGGCCATGCAGCAATTGGTTACCCAAGCAGTGCAATGA
- a CDS encoding fatty acid desaturase, producing MHIEAIAKKPSADNQINWITAFFMIAFHIGALAALFFFTWKAFFVAVFLWWVSGSLGIGMGYHRLLTHRGYRTPKWVEYFLTICATLALEGGPIFWVATHRIHHQYSDKPGDPHSPVDGKWWAHMGWILTGRSMHHDTSTLAHYVPDLAKDKFYVWITKFHYLPMIVLGIVLLALGGLPFLLWGIFLRTVVGLHATWLVNSATHVWGSRRFPTRDMSTNNWLVALLTFGEGWHNNHHAHPTSSRHGLKWYEVDMNWYGIWLLKILGLAKQIKTAKLRELSPPRTSLA from the coding sequence ATGCACATCGAGGCCATAGCCAAGAAACCGTCCGCCGACAATCAAATTAACTGGATTACCGCCTTTTTCATGATTGCATTTCACATCGGAGCGCTTGCGGCTCTGTTTTTCTTTACGTGGAAAGCATTCTTCGTGGCGGTCTTCTTGTGGTGGGTGTCTGGAAGTCTCGGAATTGGTATGGGCTATCATCGGCTGCTCACCCATCGAGGCTACAGGACCCCAAAATGGGTTGAATACTTCCTTACCATCTGCGCAACCCTGGCACTTGAGGGTGGGCCGATATTCTGGGTTGCAACGCATCGCATTCATCATCAGTATTCCGACAAGCCAGGCGATCCGCACTCTCCCGTAGATGGCAAGTGGTGGGCACACATGGGGTGGATTCTGACCGGCAGATCCATGCACCACGACACTTCTACCTTGGCGCACTACGTGCCCGATCTCGCGAAAGACAAGTTCTATGTCTGGATCACCAAATTCCATTACCTTCCCATGATCGTCCTTGGGATCGTGCTGTTGGCGCTCGGCGGACTGCCGTTTTTGTTGTGGGGTATCTTCCTCCGTACTGTTGTTGGTCTGCATGCCACTTGGCTGGTGAACTCAGCCACGCACGTCTGGGGTTCCCGGCGTTTTCCAACGCGCGACATGTCCACCAACAACTGGCTAGTCGCGCTGTTAACGTTCGGCGAAGGTTGGCACAACAACCACCACGCTCATCCGACTTCATCACGTCATGGCCTGAAGTGGTACGAAGTTGATATGAACTGGTACGGCATCTGGCTGCTTAAAATTCTCGGTCTCGCAAAGCAGATTAAGACAGCGAAGCTGCGAGAGTTGAGTCCGCCAAGAACCTCTTTGGCTTAG
- a CDS encoding RNA-binding protein, giving the protein MRLYVGNLGFTLTDEQLEAIFAQHGTVNSAKVVRRDTGKGRGFGFVEMSDGEAEQAMKLLNGKDINGRSLTVNEAREKPQQSTDDQSLPPRA; this is encoded by the coding sequence ATGAGACTATACGTAGGTAATCTCGGCTTCACGCTCACAGACGAGCAACTGGAAGCGATATTTGCACAGCATGGGACTGTGAACAGCGCCAAAGTGGTGCGACGAGACACGGGAAAAGGAAGAGGATTCGGATTTGTTGAAATGTCTGACGGCGAAGCTGAACAGGCCATGAAGCTGCTGAATGGAAAAGATATTAACGGCCGCTCGCTTACAGTAAACGAAGCTCGGGAGAAACCGCAGCAATCCACTGATGATCAATCTCTCCCACCCAGAGCGTAG